The genomic stretch AAGGGGGTTGTAACCATTGACGGCGCCGTTGATGAGGAGCACTTATTAGAAACCTGTGTCAATGCGGATGCCCTCAGCTATGAGATAATTCAGGAAGACGACTACAGAGGGGCAGAAGTGTTTACCACGGTGGAGGGATTGGAGAGAGTGAGTGAGGCTTTGAAAAGTGCAGGCTTTGCGGTAAAGGATGCTGAATTGCGCTGGATTCCCAAAAGTTATGTAGAAGTAAGCGATCCAGAGCAAATTAAGTTAATATTAAGGCTAATGGAAACATTAGAATCCCTGGATGACGTGCAGAATGTTACTGCCAACTTTGATCTTGTCACCTAGACTTTGTCAGCTAGAGGGAGAAAGTAGGTTGGGTATGTTTTTTCCTCCCTACACTCCCCTTCTCCCCAAACACCCCTCCCTCAGCCAGGTGGGGAAATTATAATTTGCGGGGTGGTACAATTGTCAGAATGGTCTTCTGGGGTTCATCCAACACAGTAACGCCCTCAGGAGGCGTTAAATTGCCCACACAGAAGTTTTTACCAATATCTACACCACTGATATCGGCTTCTATGAAGTCTGGAATCCTTTCAGGCAGACAACGGACTTTAACCTCTGTAAGCAT from Geminocystis sp. M7585_C2015_104 encodes the following:
- a CDS encoding 50S ribosomal protein L25 — its product is VQTHPWKRELYHISFFCPSGQKPVEVVVPLKIVGQAVGLTKGGILEQMLTEVKVRCLPERIPDFIEADISGVDIGKNFCVGNLTPPEGVTVLDEPQKTILTIVPPRKL